CCCCCAGCTCAACGCCATGGAATGCGATGCCTATTATTAAGGAATAATCAtgataattaattaaaatacttattAAATCCTCCCCGCCGCGGGATGTACGTTGGGATTGGGAGCTGGGAGTGGCGGAGGGGGGGAGGAAACCCGGCTCACTCCGGCCCGAGCGGGTCCGTCGGATTCGTCAAGGTCGTTTTTAATGAGCTCGTTTGCAAACTCAGTCGGGCAGCGGAGGCCGAGGCGGGAGGACGGGTCAGGGGTGctaaaaaaaaagggggtgCAGTCCCCAGAAACGTTCCCGGGATGGAGCGCCCCGTccccggggggctgcggggggagaaggaagaggaggaggaggaggagagggtgCTGGTGTCGGAGCACAGCTGGAGACCCTGCCCCACCGCCCGGAGAAGGGTCCGAGGTGAGACCCCCTCCCAAAAAGGGGGATTCTGGGGGCGGGGGTCTTTGGGGAGGTCAGCGCCCTGTTTCCCCCTCGCAGGGTGCCTGGAGTGGGTGAAGCGGCAGCTGTTCCGCGTGGGGGAGGATTGGTACTTCCTCTTCATCCTGGGGGTCCTCATGGCCACCATCAGCTTCGCAATggacatcatcatcatcaggCTCCACGCGGGTAAACGAGGGGTGCCCTAAGGGGGCTCCACCGGCGTTCGGGGGTTCACCGAGGACATGGGAGGGTCTTTGGGGGGTGCATCTCCCCTCTCCAcacctctcctgcagcccacaTGTGGCTGTACCGAGAGATCGGGGACATCGGGGTGCTCAAGTACCTCTCGTGGACTATGTTCCCCATGGCACTGGCCGCCTTCTCCACCGGCTTCTCCCAGAGCATCACCCCGCACTCCGCAGGTGAGCAGCTGCACCCCGTCCTCCCTGGCTCCTTAAAATGCCCCCTTGCTAATGGGGGACCCCTGAAATTTGGATCCTGGCTCCCTCCcccccctgctccaggctccgGCATCGCGGAGCTGAAGACCATCCTGATGGGTGTGGTGCTGGAGGACTACCTGGCCATCCAGAACTTCGGAGCCAAGGTGGTGGGGCTGACCTGCACCCTGACGTGCGGCAGCACCCTTTTCCTTGGGAAAGTGGTGAGGGATCCCCTTCTGAACCCCAGATCCCCAGCGGTTCGTTGGTACGGGGTGGGGGATGCTCAGCACTCTGTCCTCTGCCCAGGGTCCCTATGTCCACCTCTCTGCCATGGCCGCAGCCTATCTGGGGAAGCTGAGGACCACGGTCACGAGGGAGTATGAGGTGCCACGCCCAAAAAATGAATGGAGGGGTTTGATTTTACCCCTAAAAAGTTGGGGTGGTGCCTAATCCCCCCTGCCCTACAGAACAAATTCAAGCAGCACGAGATGCTGGTGGCAGCTCAAGCCGTCGGGGTGGCCACAGTCTTCGGGGCGCCCATCAGCGGTGAGGATTCCCCCCtaatcccaccctgggcacccctAAACCTTGCCCTGAtcccttccctgtttttccagggGTGCTGTTCAGCATCGAGGTGATGTCCTCCCACTTCGCCGTGCGGGATTACTGGCGAGGCTTCTTTGCTGCCGCCTGCGGTGCCTTCATGTTTCGGCTCCTGGCCGTGTTCAACAGCGAgcaaggcaaggcagggcaggcaggatgTTCCCCCTCTCCCCCTTTACCCTCCCCCCGTGGCATTTTTGGGGCGCTCACCACCAAACCCACACCCTCACTCCTGTCCCCCCTCCCAGAAACCATTGCCGCTGTTTTTAAGAGCGACCTCAAGATTGATTTTCCCTTCGACCTGCTGGAGACcttctttttcctggttttggggTACGGAGGGTCCGGTTTCGgggtgctgcctgtgctctgcctgtgccctgcctgtgccctaCCTGCCCTCTGCTCACAGGATCGTCTGTGGGGTTGTGGCCTGTGCTTATCTCTTCTGCCAGCGCTGGATGATGGTGGCCGTCAAAAAGAACCGGCTGACAGCCAAGCTCTTGGCCACCGAGTCCGTACTGGGCATCCGTCCATCTGTCTGTCTGCACCCCGCACCCtctgtgtccgtgtgtccgtgcCGTGCAGGCTCCGCGTGTCCCCGTGTCCTTCCCGTGTACCCGGGTGTCTGCGTGCCTCGCATCAAGCACTCTGgcaccctgtgcccccctgtgccctgggtgtccctgtgcccccctgtgccctgggtgtccctgtgcccccctgtgccctgtccatccaccctgagtgtccctgtgcccccctgtgccctgtccatccaccctgggtgtccctgtgccctgggtgtcctgtgcccccctgtgccctgggtgtccctgtgcccccctgtgccctgtccatccaccctgagtgtccctgtgtcccccctgcACCCTGTCCATCCACACTGAGTGTCCCTatgtcccctccctgcaccccaagtGTCCCTCTACCCCCCCATGCACCCTGCTCACCCCCCATGCACTCTTGGTGGCCATGTGtccaccctgtgcatccctaTGTCCCCCCAGTGACCCTGGGTGCCCTGCTGTCCACCAACCCCATGGAGCCCGGGTGTCCCTGGGTCCCcctgtctgtccatctgtccatccccacgcagccagccccgtgtccccctgcAGCAAACCCGTGTACACggtgctggtggtgctgctcTTCGCCTCCATCACCTTCCCGCCCGGGCTGGGGCAGTTTATGGCCTCCAGGGTGAGTGGGGACTTGTGGGGctccctggggaccccagaACCTCCCAGCCCGAGCGGGGGCTCAGGGTGTCCATCTGTCCAGCTCACCATGAAGGGGTATCTCACCTCCCTCTTTGACAACCGCACGTGGGGCTTGCTGGCCCTCAACGCCTCGGAGGTGGCCAagcctggggagctctggcagGAGTGGAACCATCCCTCTGCCACCATCTACGGCACCTTGATCTTCTTCCTGCTCATGAAGGTAGCCACGGCCCCTCAGATCTCTGGGCGGGCACCCCCAGAGTGGTGTCCCCAACATGGTGaccccccatgtcccctggtCCCCCCAGTTCTGGATGCTGATCCTGGCCACCACCTTGCCCCTCCCAGCTGGGTACTTCATGCCCATCTTCATCTATGGTGAGTCAGGGCTGGGGGGACGTGGGGCGCACAGCCAAGCTGGGGGAGGGTGCAGGGGGCTCCTTCAGCCCTTggagtggggacactggggtgtATCCCAGAGAGGGGTACACTGAGTCTGGGGGTACAGGGGaggcatccagctctgggagggctgcaggagggtggTCACCTCTACCTCCaccattttttgggggggctcCCGGGATCTCCCcaccttcccttctcccccaATTTTAGGAGCAGCAATCGGCCGCCTGATAGGGGAGGCGGTGGCCCTGCTCTTCCCACGGGGGCTCTATTCAGAAGGACCCCCACGGCCCATTATTCCTGCTGGCTACGCCCTGGCTGGTGAGTCCGGCTATCCCCTTGGGCAGGGTGACACCCATGGGCGGGGGGACACCCGCCCCCATCCCCTGAGCTCCCGTTGCCCCCCAGGCGCAGCTGCGTTCTCGGGCTCGGTGACCCACGCCGTGTCCACGTCCCTGCTGGTGTGCGAGGCCACCGGGCACCTGGGCCACGTCCTGCCCACCGTGCTGGCCGTGCTGGTGGCCAACGCCATCACCCAGAAGAACCAGCCGTCCTTCTACGACGCCCCCATCATCGTCAAGAAGCTGCCCTACCTGCCCCCCATCCGCAGCCGGCACATCGCGTAAGCCCTCGCCCCAAAAATCCGCGTTTTGGGGGATTCTCCAGGAAAtgatggaaatttggggggtttgtgtTCCCCAGCTCCTACCGAGTGGTGGTGGAGGAGTTCATGGAGCGCCGGGTGGTGGCCTTGGCCAAGGGGGACGGTTTCCAGGAGGTGCTGGTGGCCTTGGACGCCTCTGCTGATGCTGAGTACCCCGTGGTGGAGAGCACGGGTGGGATGTGGGGCCTGGGGCGGTCACTGCCACCCTGGGGTGGCCCTTCTGTGTCTCCTCATGCTGTCCACAAGGTGTCCCCCAGTGCACACTGCAGATTCCCACGCCGTCTCCATGCCGTGCCCATGCCGTCCCTATGGGCTGCTCCTGCGGTATCCCCAAACTGCCCCTACGGTGTCCTTTGATACTCCCAGGCTGTCCCGTTCCCATTGGTGCCCACGTGCTGTGCCCTCAGTATTGCCCTGGTGCCACCTCAGTATTCCCAtactgtccccatgtccccatgccATTCCCTCGCTATTCCCATACCAGCCCCTTGGTGTCCCTGTACTGTATCAATGCTGTCCCTATCCCGTttggtgtccccatcccctttGGTGTCCCCATGCTCTTCCCTCTATATTCCCATTCTGTCTCCACAGTGTCCCCTCACTATTCCCATACTGTCCCAATATTGTCCTCATATCTCACCCTGCTGTCCCTATGGGATGTCCCCTTGGTGTCCCCAGTACCTCCCCCTGTTACTCCCATACTGCTCCCTCCGTGTCCACCTGGTATCCCCTACTGTCCCCCTACTGTCCCCATACTGTCCCCATActgtcccctctctccaggGTCCCCCACTCTGGTGGGCACTGTCAGCAGGTCCCAGCTGGTCACCTTCCTCCAGAGCCACGAGCATCCCCAGGCCCCCCAAGGGGAGAAGGTAAAGGGGGTGGGGGCACCCTGCCACACCCAAAAAGTTGGttttccaccccaaaattaACATGCCACCTTCCTCAAGCTGGCCATCgtggggacactcggggacgACTGCACCATTGAGCCCATCATGCTCCAGTTCTCTCCCTGGACCTCCTTGCACCAGGTCTGGAGGAGGAAATGTGTCCTGGGAgccccccaggtgtgtcacaCTGAGGGGACTCTGCGAGGGTGGCTCTGTGCCCACGTGTCCCTGTTGTCCCTTTCCCAGGCCTATCAcctcttccagctgctgaagctgcagcgAGTCTTTGTCACCCGCTCTGGGGAGCTGGTGGGAGCCGTGAGCAGGGCGGAGgtgaggggggaaaatggggggaaaaagggggaaaagggggaaaaaggagaagagaaagtgGGGGGAAAGCCCCCGTCCCACCTCCTCTGCCCTTCCAGCTGCGGAGAGCAATCGAGGACCTCGCCAACCCCAAGTGATGACGCTGTGGGACCCCAGGGGCCCCTCCCCAGGATGTCCCCCAGGAGAAGAGCGGCAGTCCTGACCCCCCAGGAGGGGCGGCGGGTCTGGGCTGGTGGCGCCGGTTCTCCGTGTTGTGTATTAAACACATCGACCCACCAaggcttcctcctcctcctcctctttctccagcCCCGCCGGTTTCTTTCGGGGGGAGTTACTCTCTCCCGAACCCATCAACAACACTTAAAACCCCCAACGTCACCCCAGAACTGAAGTGCCCCAGTCTCCGTCACACCCCACTTTACTCCCCTCCTAAAACTATCAGCGCATAATTAATAAGGGGGTGGGTGTTCAGTGACCCCGAAATCCGAGGGGTGTGGGGGGCCGAGCCCCCCGCCCTTCGCTGACCCCCGGGCTGGGGCGCAGGTCTGGGCGGCGCATCGGGCGCGAACGAAGCCGTAATTAAGCCTGGGGGGTTAATTAGGCGCGGCGGGGCAGGTTGGGCAGGGCGGGCATGCCCGGGCCCGGCTCAGCACGGGTGAAGCGGGGTCAGCGCCAGGGAGACACCCCAAaagtggggcaggagctgggctgggcgctgggagcggggccgggctgcggcACCCACGGGCGGAGCGAGGGGAGGTGGGTGCTCAGCAccccccgccctgccccgcaCCCCAAAAGCCGCGCTGTgcccgtgcctcagtttccccagggcgcccccagcccctgggcacCCGGGCACAAGCGGTGCCAGGGTGCGGGTGCCAGGGTGTCCCCCGTCCCCCCCGTCCCCCCGGACTTTGAGCCGCGGTCGAGGCTGAGCCCCGCGAACTCGTGACACCCACGGGCCAAAATGTCCCCAAACGGGGtgaaaccccccaaaaccgCGCCTTTCGCAGCCCGATGTTGGTCCGCCCTCACCTCCCACCCGCCCCTTATTATGGTTTGGGGCACGAAAATCTGTCCAAGCCCCTTTTTCCGGCGTTCTGCTACCCCGTCATTTGCTGGCTCCGGGCAGCCGGCGCGGCCGGGCTTCGGCTTcgggggagcggcgggggaTGGAAAGGCCAAAttcctcctggtgctgctggggaaagaGGCCCCGCACGGGAAACACTCCCGGAGCCGTGTGAAACCCCTTAAAATCTGATAGCTCCCTAAAAAACTCTAACccccttaaaaaaaccctctttaaCCCATTTAAATGCCCTTACAAACTCCTCCTTAACCTATTTAAACCCCTGTTAAACTCCTAAAGCTCCCCACTTTTAAAACACTCTTAACCCCCCTAAAAATCCCTAATAAACCCGTTAAAGAACATTAAGCATCCCCAAAAATAACTTAAAACCCCTTTAAAGCCCCTAACTCCCCTTACAAACCCTGATAACTCCTTAAAAACCTTAAAACGCCTAAAACTTTAAAGCTCCTTAACTACCCTTTAAtgccccccaaacccttcaaaaatccttaaaacaccttaaaaaaaaccctttaaaaccctctttaaatcctttaaatttctttaaaaatgccCTTAAAACCCCTAAAGTCCAGGGGAAACCCTCTCTCTTtgccccccaaattccctcaatCTCTACGAACCAGTGGGAAAACACAATATTCTAGAAAACCAAAAAgcacatattttttattcaaaaccccacaaaaatccccataaaatccatgaaaaaagGGGGGTGAAAAAGCATcccagtttttttgttttttaatttcccccttttttttctctcagagttGACATGACCTTTAAATCCTCAcaataaatatacaaaaataaaataaattaggtTAAAAAATACAAGGCAACACTGGCAGATCAGCATTAAAGGGaaacaaaaccacccaaaaaccCGGTGGGAGAGGAATaaatagggagaaaaaaaagcaaaaataaatcagttttggGACTGAGccctttttttcttgaaatgtggggggaaaataagaagaaaaatcccctcccccagctccaaaCAAGCTTGAAATTCCATTGTTttggggggagggaaggggcagcaCCCGTTTCATCCCCAGGTGGGGGGACAACATCAATAACACtataaaaaaacccttaataattacagaaataataaataaagccCTCGGGGAGGAGGGGGGTCTTCATGTGGTGTTCTGGGGGTCTGTGGTCAGCCCGGGGCGCCCCCAGCCCCcgcctgctcctgcagccccagcaggctgTAGGCAATGCGCTTCTGGTGGCCCGGCAGCCGCACCCCGATCCGCCTGATGTCCCTGGGAAACAACGGGAAAAGAGTCGGGATTGCTGCAGCCACGGGCccgggatggggctgggaggggctgcatGGCCACACCCTGGGCTTGGGGGTCACCAGGAGAGCGGCCctgggtggggatggaggggtggGCACGGCTCATCCcaagggatggatggagagatggatggatggatggatggacatgGCTCATCCTGAGAGATGGACAGACTGACATGGCTCATCCCgagggatggatgggtgggtgggtggatggatggatggatggacatgGCTCAtctggatggatggatggatggatggatggatgagcaTGGCTCAtctggatggatggatggatggatggatggatggatggatgggcatGGCTCATCCCGAGGGATcgatggatggatggatggatggatggatggatgggcatGGCTCATCCTGAGAGATGGACAGACTGACATGGCTCATCCCgagggatggatgggtgggtggatggatggatggatggatggatggatgggcatGGCTCATCCCAAGGGATagatgggtggatggatgggtggatggatggatggatggatggatggagggagggatgggcaTGGCTCATCCTGAGAGATGGACAGACTGACATGGCTCATCCCGAGGGATGGATGAACACAGCACATCTCaagggacagatggacagacacagctcatcccagcctcTCTGGCCAAGGAACATCTAATTTTATCCCATCCCTCGGGCCGCCAAGGCCATGGAAGTGGTTTCCgttcccagcacatccctgtcccacGGGAGCTGGAggggggatggggacagtgtggggacagcgtgggacaaggggacagcacagggacagggactcaCTCGCTGGTCATCTGCAGGACCTTCTCGATGGTGCTGTAGCCCGAGGCCATGAAGGTCTCAGTGTACTGGGGCATGCGGATGGACTCGAGCCACTCGGGCACCGAGCGGAACGGGACGCCCTCGGAGccgctgctgctgggcagccgGATGgacaccctgcagggacagacagcaCATGAGGCAAAAGCAGGAAGATGCAGAAACAGTGGCACAGAAATGCAAGGCTGGAAAAATGATACAGGAAGGAAACGATGCAAAAAATGGAgggatgtaaaaaaaaataatgcgAAAATGGAAGGTGTGAAAAAACAATGTGAAAATGGGAAGGTGTAAAAAACTTGAAGCACTTTTTGCACCATTGCTGTGcaaaaaaccagcacagaaaggTGAGGAcacaaaaatattgcagaaatgAAACAATGTAAAAAATGATGCAGGAATGGAAAGGTGCAAAAAAGGTGCAGGAATGAAAGGGTGGAAAATAGAGTTGCGAAAATGGAAGGATGGAAAAATAACACAGGCTTTAAAAGATGCAAAAAACAATATGAAAAGGGAAACACgaaaaattctgcagaaatggaaaggtgaaaaaaataatgcaaaaaactGGAAGGATGCAAAAATAGTGCAGAAATGAACTGATGCAAAAAATGATATGAAAGTGGAAGGTTAAAACAATGATCCAGAAATGGAAGGATggaaaaataatgcagaaatggaaagatgccaaaaaataaatgcaaaaatgaGATAATTAAATGATgatgcagaaaattaaatgatACAAGAAGTGGAAATATGAAAATGGggaaatagcaaaaaaaaaaaaaaaagcagaaatggacATGCCAAAAGCAACGTGAATGCAGAGATgcaaaacccaacccaaaacaGCTCCACGAGAGTGCAAAAAATGATGCACAAAATgcaaagatgaaaacaaaatgataCAAAAACCGATAGAAGATGCAGAAATGTGCAAGAACcagagaatcccagactggtttggttggaagggaccttaaagcccaccCTActcccccctgccatggcagggacaccttcccctgtccctggctgtTCCAGCCGGgtcttgggcactgccagggatccagggacagccacagctgctctgggccacTGCCCCCCTCCCTCTTCGTGCCCCCCACCCCATCCTGGGTCCCTGCACGCACCGGGGGTCGAAATCTGCCAGTGCCTTGAGGGACTCGGGGGCACGGATGAGCTTGTCCAGGATGCTGACGATGTCGGCGAATTTGGGGCGCCGGCAGcgctcctgctgccagcactgcatcATCAGCTGGTAGATGGCTGAGGGGCAGTCCAGCGGCGCCGGGAGGCGGAAGCCCTCGTTGATGGCCTTCATCACctgcgaggaggaggaggagagtcAGGGGTGGTCCCCCCAGAAAAAGTGTTTGTTCACAGAAatccagagtggtttgggtccttaaagctcatctcattccctgccctgggcagggaaacCTTCCAGTATCCCAGGCTGATCCCAGCCTTGTCCCACCCGGCCTTGAATGTGTCCCACAGCACTGGTGATGGTGGAGGGGGCACTCACCTCGTGGTTGGAGAGCTCCCAGTAGGGCCGCTCGCCGTAGGACATCACCTCCCACATGACGATGCCGTAGCTCCAGACGTCGCTGGCCGAGGTGAACTTGCGGTAGGAGATGGCTTCGGGTGCTGTCCAACGGATCGGGatcttccctccctgcagcaacACTGGGGTcagccctgcacccccaaaAAGCCACTTCACCCTGATCAACCACCCCAACACGGCCGTGATGGACGATCACCCACCTTGGACAACCACCCCTCACCTTGGCCAGCCACCCCCCGGCCGCCGCCCCACCGCAGCGACACTCACGCTGGTGGTGTAGGTGGCTTCAGGGTCATCTTCCAGCACCCTTGAGAGCCCAAAATCAGACACTTTGCACACCAGGTTGCTGTTCACCAGGATGTTCCTGGCAGCCAGGTCCCGATGGACGTAATTCATGTTGGCCAAGTACTTCATGCCGGCGGCGATGCCCCTCAACATCCCCACCAGCTGGATGATGCCAAATTCGCCCtctttttcctgggaaaaggggagaatCCAGCCTGGATCCACCTGTTGTCCCACCTCCCATGGTGGGTGTTGGAGGTTccatcaccctgtgccacctACCCGCAGGAATTTATCCAGTGCCCCATTCTCCATGTACTCTGTGATGATCATGAAGGGCTTgtctgtacaaaaaaaaaaagaccccaaaataggtaaaaactcaaaaaaaaaaatccctccaagCCTCCCCAAAAAAGTCACCCCACTAAAATCTCTAAACCTTTCACAAGCCCTCCCAAAATCCTTAAACTCCCAAATACCCAATGTCCCTCAAAAACAcccaaccccccaaaacaaccccaaccccttgaaaataacaaaaatccccaaacaccCCTAAAACCCCTCCCAATCATCTCCAAAAACCCCTGACCCCCaactccccaaaaaatcacctCTGTTAAACATTCGCAAAACAACAAAGTTACAACTCCCTCACAGACCCCAGTCCAGCAGCCAAACTCCCAATAAAACTCCCCCAACTCCTCCAAAAATCTTCTAAACTCCCCAtaaaccctcccaaaaaaacctgaattccCTCCCCAAAAAGTTCCTCAACCTCATCCCCTGAAAAGACCCAactcccccaaattcccctttgTGCCTTTGCTCAAAACACCCTGTTTTTATATCgctatttttggggtgttttgctGGGAAATTGGGGTGGTTGTTTTGGGGGTCACAGGACATAGAGGCCACTCACACTTGGAGACGACGCCCTCGAGGCGGATGATGTTGTGGTGGCAGAACTGTCCCATGATGGTGGCCTCGCTCAGGAAGTCCACGCGCTGCTTCTCCGTGTACCCCACCTTGAGCGTCTTGATGGCCACCGGCACCTCCTTCCTGCCACGCTTCAGGGTGCCCCTGTACACCTCCCCGAATTCACCTGCTCCAAAAGACGTGGTGCACGCTTAGCCCCCTGCCCCACCTcgattttggggtgtctctaGGGGCACAAAGCCACGCACCAGCTCCGATGACCTTCTGGCGGGTGATAAAGGACGGAGGGATCTCGGTGGTGAACTTGAGCATGGCTTGGTTCGGGTCTTCGTAGGTGTGGGGGTCAACGTAGGTCTTGAGGGGCTTCAGCTGGTCTGGGGGTGTCAAGGAGGGGGTCAGCACCCCTGTCACCCCCCTGCCATCCCCGTTGTCCTCAC
This DNA window, taken from Oenanthe melanoleuca isolate GR-GAL-2019-014 chromosome 21, OMel1.0, whole genome shotgun sequence, encodes the following:
- the CLCNKA gene encoding chloride channel protein ClC-Ka isoform X2: MYVGIGSWEWRRGGGNPAHSGPSGSVGFVKVVFNELVCKLSRAAEAEAGGRVRGAKKKGGAVPRNVPGMERPVPGGLRGEKEEEEEEERVLVSEHSWRPCPTARRRVRGCLEWVKRQLFRVGEDWYFLFILGVLMATISFAMDIIIIRLHAAHMWLYREIGDIGVLKYLSWTMFPMALAAFSTGFSQSITPHSAGSGIAELKTILMGVVLEDYLAIQNFGAKVVGLTCTLTCGSTLFLGKVGPYVHLSAMAAAYLGKLRTTVTREYENKFKQHEMLVAAQAVGVATVFGAPISGVLFSIEVMSSHFAVRDYWRGFFAAACGAFMFRLLAVFNSEQETIAAVFKSDLKIDFPFDLLETFFFLVLGIVCGVVACAYLFCQRWMMVAVKKNRLTAKLLATDKPVYTVLVVLLFASITFPPGLGQFMASRLTMKGYLTSLFDNRTWGLLALNASEVAKPGELWQEWNHPSATIYGTLIFFLLMKFWMLILATTLPLPAGYFMPIFIYGAAIGRLIGEAVALLFPRGLYSEGPPRPIIPAGYALAGAAAFSGSVTHAVSTSLLVCEATGHLGHVLPTVLAVLVANAITQKNQPSFYDAPIIVKKLPYLPPIRSRHIASYRVVVEEFMERRVVALAKGDGFQEVLVALDASADAEYPVVESTGSPTLVGTVSRSQLVTFLQSHEHPQAPQGEKLAIVGTLGDDCTIEPIMLQFSPWTSLHQAYHLFQLLKLQRVFVTRSGELVGAVSRAELRRAIEDLANPK
- the CLCNKA gene encoding chloride channel protein ClC-Ka isoform X1, whose translation is MYVGIGSWEWRRGGGNPAHSGPSGSVGFVKVVFNELVCKLSRAAEAEAGGRVRGAKKKGGAVPRNVPGMERPVPGGLRGEKEEEEEEERVLVSEHSWRPCPTARRRVRGCLEWVKRQLFRVGEDWYFLFILGVLMATISFAMDIIIIRLHAAHMWLYREIGDIGVLKYLSWTMFPMALAAFSTGFSQSITPHSAGSGIAELKTILMGVVLEDYLAIQNFGAKVVGLTCTLTCGSTLFLGKVGPYVHLSAMAAAYLGKLRTTVTREYENKFKQHEMLVAAQAVGVATVFGAPISGVLFSIEVMSSHFAVRDYWRGFFAAACGAFMFRLLAVFNSEQETIAAVFKSDLKIDFPFDLLETFFFLVLGKPVYTVLVVLLFASITFPPGLGQFMASRLTMKGYLTSLFDNRTWGLLALNASEVAKPGELWQEWNHPSATIYGTLIFFLLMKFWMLILATTLPLPAGYFMPIFIYGAAIGRLIGEAVALLFPRGLYSEGPPRPIIPAGYALAGAAAFSGSVTHAVSTSLLVCEATGHLGHVLPTVLAVLVANAITQKNQPSFYDAPIIVKKLPYLPPIRSRHIASYRVVVEEFMERRVVALAKGDGFQEVLVALDASADAEYPVVESTGSPTLVGTVSRSQLVTFLQSHEHPQAPQGEKLAIVGTLGDDCTIEPIMLQFSPWTSLHQAYHLFQLLKLQRVFVTRSGELVGAVSRAELRRAIEDLANPK